A single window of Loxodonta africana isolate mLoxAfr1 chromosome 10, mLoxAfr1.hap2, whole genome shotgun sequence DNA harbors:
- the LOC100659753 gene encoding olfactory receptor 4F4: MVTEFIFLGLSNSQELQISLFVFFFVFYVGIVLGNLLSVITVAFDSHLHPPMYFLLANLSLIDLCLSSVTAPKMTADFFSKRKVISFKGCLGQIFFLHFFGGGELVILIAMAFDRYVAICKPLHYTTVMCGNVCVGIVAAAWGIGFLHSVSQLAFAVNLPFCGPNEVDSFYCDLPRVIKLACTDTYRLDIMVIANSGVLTVCSFVLLIISYTIILVTIQHHPSDRSSKALSTLTAHITVVLLFFGPCIFIYAWPFPIEALDKFLAVFYSVVTPLLNPIIYTLWNKDMRAAMRRLRKWTMNCRIKS, encoded by the coding sequence ATGGTGACTGAGTTTATTTTTCTGGGACTCTCCAATTCTCAGGAACTCCAGATTTCCCTATTTGTATTCTTCTTTGTATTCTATGTAGGAATTGTGTTAGGAAACCTTCTCAGTGTCATAACTGTGGCTTTTGACTCCCACCTTCAccctcccatgtacttcctgctggCCAACCTCTCACTCATTGATCTATGTCTGTCTTCAGTCACAGCCCCCAAGATGACTGCTGACTTTTTCAGTAAGCGTAAAGTCATCTCTTTCAAGGGCTGCCTTGGTCAGATATTTTTCCTTCACTTCTTTGGTGGGGGTGAGCTGGTGATCCTTATAGCCATGGCTTTTGACAGATACGTAGCAATCTGTAAACCCCTGCACTACACCACAGTTATGTGTGGCAATGTATGTGTGGGCATTGTTGCTGCTGCTTGGGGAATTGGTTTCCTCCACTCAGTGAGTCAGTTGGCCTTTGCAGTGAACTtacccttctgtggccccaatgagGTGGACAGCTTCTATTGTGACCTTCCCAGGGTCATAAAACTCGCCTGCACAGACACCTACAGGTTGGATATCATGGTCATTGCTAACAGTGGCGTGCTCACTGTGTGTTCTTTTGTTCTCCTAATCATCTCCTACACTATCATTCTAGTAACTATCCAGCACCACCCTTCAGACAGGTCATCCAAGGCTCTGTCCACTTTGACTGCTCACATCACAgtagttcttttgttttttggacCATGTATCTTTATTTATGCCTGGCCATTCCCTATCGAGGCATTAGATAAATTCCTTGCTGTGTTTTACTCTGTAGTCACTCCTCTCTTGAATCCAATAATATATACACTGTGGAACAAAGACATGAGAGCTGCAATGAGACGGCTGAGAAAATGGACTATGAATTGTAGGATAAAATCTTAG